Proteins encoded by one window of Streptomyces sp. LX-29:
- the cas1e gene encoding type I-E CRISPR-associated endonuclease Cas1e produces the protein MSTVSRRSVSTPRELTRVGDRTSFLYLERCKVQRDDNAITATDADGVTHIPSATIGTLLLGPGTQMSHQAMSLLGECGAGVAWVGEHGVRFYAGGRALTRSSGLVEAQATAWANPRTRLEVARAMYRLRFPDEDPAGRTRQQLLSLEGRRLRDCYRLESARTGVPWRRREYHREDFSAGDAPNQAITAAAQCMYGIAHAVVTALGCSPALGFVHSGNERSFVLDIADLYKTEVAIPAAFDAAAAGDEDVASRTRRALRDRVNETGLLDRCVRDIKHLLRYDATQAPAEGQDRMMLQSDGGTQVAGGRNYGDEPIW, from the coding sequence ATGAGCACCGTCAGCCGCCGGAGCGTGTCGACGCCCCGCGAACTCACCCGAGTCGGGGACCGGACCTCCTTCCTCTACCTGGAACGCTGCAAGGTACAGCGCGACGACAACGCCATCACCGCCACAGATGCCGACGGTGTGACCCACATTCCGTCCGCCACCATCGGAACGCTCCTCCTGGGACCCGGTACACAGATGTCCCACCAGGCCATGTCTCTCCTCGGCGAGTGCGGGGCAGGCGTGGCGTGGGTCGGCGAGCACGGGGTGCGCTTCTATGCGGGCGGCCGTGCCCTCACCCGCTCCTCGGGCCTTGTCGAAGCCCAGGCCACGGCCTGGGCGAACCCGCGCACCCGGTTGGAGGTGGCCCGAGCCATGTACAGACTGCGCTTCCCGGACGAGGACCCGGCCGGCCGCACCCGCCAGCAGCTGCTGAGCTTGGAGGGCCGCCGCCTCAGAGACTGCTACCGGCTTGAGTCGGCCCGCACCGGCGTGCCCTGGCGACGCCGCGAGTACCACCGCGAGGACTTCTCGGCCGGCGATGCCCCCAACCAGGCCATCACCGCGGCCGCACAGTGCATGTACGGCATCGCCCACGCCGTCGTCACCGCACTCGGCTGCTCACCGGCGCTCGGATTCGTCCACTCCGGAAACGAGCGGTCCTTCGTGCTGGACATCGCCGACCTTTACAAGACCGAGGTGGCCATCCCGGCGGCGTTCGACGCGGCGGCTGCGGGCGACGAAGACGTAGCCTCCCGCACCCGCAGAGCCCTTCGCGACCGTGTCAACGAGACCGGCCTACTCGATCGCTGCGTGCGGGACATCAAACATCTGCTGCGCTATGACGCCACTCAGGCGCCGGCGGAGGGACAGGACCGCATGATGCTGCAATCCGACGGCGGCACCCAGGTGGCCGGCGGCCGCAACTACGGGGACGAGCCCATCTGGTGA
- a CDS encoding cysteine hydrolase: MDDRNGLAVPRSLQEACDPKRLALLVYDMQVGILGQIGDRDRVVDRTVEVVEAARAAGVRTFFLRHVTLPTALMGVSQLRMWRSWQRAERAADVLSPFPPDAPQTQLIPELRPTEHEAVLDKITMSAFEGTWLDIALRDCGITTVAVVGVATEIGIEPTVRHAADLGYLPVVITDACGAGDPEAGERSLATLRFAGDAFLTTTEEFREALGTG; the protein is encoded by the coding sequence GTGGATGATCGAAACGGGCTCGCGGTACCGCGGTCGTTGCAGGAAGCGTGTGACCCCAAGCGCCTGGCGCTGTTGGTCTACGACATGCAGGTCGGCATTCTGGGCCAGATCGGCGATCGGGACCGCGTCGTCGACCGGACCGTCGAGGTGGTCGAGGCCGCCCGCGCCGCCGGTGTGCGGACCTTCTTCCTGCGCCATGTGACCCTGCCCACCGCACTCATGGGCGTCTCCCAGCTCCGTATGTGGCGCAGCTGGCAGCGCGCCGAACGCGCGGCCGACGTCCTCTCCCCCTTCCCACCGGACGCCCCGCAGACCCAGCTCATCCCCGAGCTGCGCCCCACCGAGCACGAGGCGGTCCTCGACAAGATCACCATGTCCGCCTTCGAGGGCACCTGGCTCGACATCGCCCTGCGCGACTGTGGCATCACCACCGTCGCCGTCGTCGGCGTGGCCACCGAGATCGGCATCGAACCCACCGTCCGCCACGCCGCCGACCTCGGCTACCTCCCCGTCGTCATCACCGACGCCTGCGGCGCCGGCGACCCCGAAGCCGGCGAACGCTCCCTCGCCACCCTCCGCTTCGCCGGCGACGCGTTCCTGACGACAACGGAGGAGTTCCGCGAGGCGCTCGGGACGGGCTGA
- the cas7e gene encoding type I-E CRISPR-associated protein Cas7/Cse4/CasC, which yields MTRTILDIHILQTVPPSNLNRDDTGTPKSALYGGVRRARVSSQAWKRATRKAFEELLPSSELGVRTKRVAEALAERIVALDPSLAPASAIELAVETMKTATGSKIEAPKRKTKTAQDDGGNEDKVTPESAYLMFLSRRQLDALAALTVEGSAGGSVASLQKYWKDKENKAKARQAVDTRHSVDIALFGRMVADSADLNVEAATQVAHAIGVHVSEIESDYFTAVDDRNSDDETGAGMIGSIDFNSATLYRYAAVDVNELHGNLGVGLRNDESPSTPTQKAVGAFLEGFITSLPTGKINTFGNHTLPAAVVVKLRTRRPVSFVGAFEEPVRKEDEGGFLRGACKKLAEHATSLEQQYGVSDGEQTWVFRVGEETRALAELGVEVTLAGLVKDVEAAVAARLEPGA from the coding sequence GTGACGCGAACCATCCTCGACATCCACATCTTGCAGACCGTCCCGCCGAGCAATCTGAACCGGGACGACACGGGCACTCCCAAATCGGCGCTGTACGGCGGCGTGCGGCGGGCGCGGGTCTCCAGTCAGGCGTGGAAGCGCGCCACCCGGAAGGCGTTCGAGGAACTACTGCCCTCGTCCGAATTGGGGGTGCGGACGAAGAGGGTCGCCGAGGCGCTGGCCGAGCGCATCGTCGCCCTGGATCCGTCGCTGGCACCTGCCAGCGCGATCGAGCTGGCGGTCGAGACCATGAAGACGGCGACCGGCAGCAAGATCGAGGCGCCCAAACGGAAGACGAAGACCGCTCAGGACGACGGTGGCAACGAGGACAAAGTCACGCCAGAGTCCGCATATCTGATGTTCCTGAGCAGGCGTCAGCTAGATGCACTGGCCGCTCTTACCGTGGAGGGCAGCGCCGGCGGTTCCGTAGCGTCTCTCCAGAAGTACTGGAAGGACAAGGAGAACAAGGCGAAGGCCCGGCAGGCCGTCGACACCCGGCACTCGGTGGACATCGCGCTCTTCGGTCGAATGGTCGCCGACTCCGCGGACCTGAATGTCGAGGCGGCCACGCAGGTCGCGCACGCGATCGGTGTGCATGTCTCCGAGATCGAGTCCGACTACTTCACGGCCGTTGACGACCGGAATTCCGACGACGAGACCGGCGCGGGGATGATCGGTTCCATCGATTTCAACTCCGCGACGCTCTACCGCTATGCGGCCGTGGACGTGAACGAACTCCACGGCAATCTCGGGGTGGGGTTGAGGAATGACGAGTCGCCGTCGACACCGACTCAGAAGGCGGTAGGCGCGTTTCTGGAGGGCTTCATCACCTCACTCCCGACGGGCAAGATCAACACTTTCGGAAACCACACGCTACCGGCCGCGGTGGTCGTCAAGCTCCGCACCCGACGACCGGTCAGCTTCGTCGGCGCCTTCGAGGAGCCGGTACGCAAGGAGGACGAGGGCGGATTCCTGAGAGGCGCCTGCAAGAAGCTCGCAGAGCACGCCACAAGCCTGGAGCAGCAGTACGGGGTGTCCGACGGTGAACAGACCTGGGTCTTCCGTGTCGGCGAGGAGACCAGGGCGCTGGCCGAGCTCGGTGTCGAGGTGACACTGGCGGGTCTGGTGAAGGACGTGGAGGCCGCCGTAGCGGCACGGCTGGAGCCCGGCGCATGA
- the cas6e gene encoding type I-E CRISPR-associated protein Cas6/Cse3/CasE, whose amino-acid sequence MFLTRFRINTGRSGARRLLGSPHLMHGAVNMGFPDLPPRDSQGPRVLWRVDRGRQAETDLFIVSPTRPDLTHLVEQAGWPTLDTPGWTSFAYGDFLNALAEGDTWGFRLTANPVHHIRRPDAAPDAPTKRVAHRTPRHQLRWLLQQQEKAGFEVVRKPPERRSTEYGDEHELIVRDQLPLQFRRPPAAHSRNDVRLTRVTFDGRLRIADLALFRRTLTQGLGKARAYGCGLMTLAPVR is encoded by the coding sequence ATGTTCCTGACCCGATTCCGCATCAACACCGGCCGTTCGGGTGCCCGCCGACTGCTCGGTTCTCCCCATCTGATGCACGGCGCCGTGAACATGGGATTCCCGGACCTGCCGCCCAGGGACAGCCAGGGACCCCGGGTACTGTGGCGCGTCGACCGTGGCCGACAGGCGGAGACTGACCTGTTCATCGTCAGCCCCACCCGCCCCGATCTCACCCATCTGGTCGAGCAGGCGGGCTGGCCCACTCTGGACACGCCGGGCTGGACGTCCTTCGCCTACGGCGATTTCCTGAACGCCCTCGCTGAAGGGGACACCTGGGGCTTCCGGCTCACGGCCAACCCGGTGCACCACATCCGTAGGCCGGATGCCGCGCCTGACGCCCCCACGAAGCGGGTGGCGCACCGGACGCCCCGGCACCAGTTGCGGTGGTTGCTGCAGCAGCAGGAGAAGGCGGGCTTCGAGGTGGTACGCAAACCCCCGGAACGTCGGTCGACCGAGTACGGCGACGAACACGAGCTGATCGTGCGCGACCAGCTCCCGCTCCAGTTCCGCCGCCCCCCGGCCGCCCACTCCCGAAACGACGTCCGCCTCACTAGGGTCACCTTCGACGGCCGCCTACGCATCGCCGACCTCGCTCTCTTCCGCCGCACCCTCACCCAGGGCCTGGGCAAGGCGAGGGCGTATGGCTGCGGCCTGATGACCCTGGCCCCGGTGCGGTGA
- a CDS encoding SDR family NAD(P)-dependent oxidoreductase translates to MSTRTILITGATQGLGRGIARDLAAKGHTLLLHGRDRARLEAVTAELAEVAPEASVRTYLADLSDLDQVRAMAARIREAEPRLDGLVNNAVAGGGAEPLRREFSRQGHELRFAVNHLAPYVLVRDLLPLLTASAPARVVNVASIGQEAIDFDDVMLERGYEGLRAYCRSKLAMIMATFELAAELDGTGVTVNTLHPAHLMDTEGVRAYGLTPVVGVEEGVRPTVRLLLDPELASTTGRYFDRFTDARAHDQAYDVEARKRLMELTLRLLGPA, encoded by the coding sequence ATGAGCACACGCACCATTCTGATCACCGGAGCGACCCAGGGACTGGGGCGCGGCATCGCACGCGACCTGGCCGCGAAGGGGCACACCCTGCTGCTGCACGGGCGCGACCGCGCTCGTCTGGAGGCCGTCACGGCCGAGTTGGCGGAGGTCGCCCCGGAGGCGTCCGTCCGCACCTACCTGGCCGACCTGTCCGACCTGGACCAGGTGCGCGCGATGGCCGCCCGGATCCGGGAGGCGGAGCCGCGGCTCGACGGGCTGGTCAACAACGCCGTGGCGGGCGGCGGCGCTGAGCCGCTGCGGCGGGAGTTCAGCCGCCAGGGGCACGAGCTGCGGTTCGCCGTGAACCACCTCGCCCCGTACGTCCTCGTCCGCGATCTGCTGCCGCTGCTCACCGCCTCCGCGCCCGCCCGCGTCGTCAACGTCGCCTCCATCGGGCAGGAGGCGATCGACTTCGACGACGTCATGCTGGAGCGGGGCTACGAGGGGCTGCGTGCCTACTGCCGCAGCAAGCTGGCGATGATCATGGCGACCTTCGAGCTGGCCGCCGAACTCGACGGCACCGGCGTCACGGTCAACACCCTGCACCCGGCCCACCTCATGGACACCGAGGGAGTGCGCGCCTACGGGCTGACGCCGGTCGTCGGCGTCGAGGAGGGGGTGCGGCCCACCGTACGGCTGCTCCTCGACCCGGAGCTCGCCTCCACCACCGGTCGCTACTTCGACCGGTTCACCGACGCCCGGGCGCACGACCAGGCGTACGACGTCGAGGCCCGCAAGCGGTTGATGGAGCTGACGCTTCGGCTCCTCGGACCGGCCTAG
- the casB gene encoding type I-E CRISPR-associated protein Cse2/CasB, with product MTTSTPSSKGADRTTGGHHPQPLAGRATARCLKRLQGGYRRDTAAAVATVAQLRRSVGRLAHDSPTTWGIDDGLDDLIHLRDQQAAEAEQEGKAAPFPPAERQLRAEEQAVHLAVTLWALHQQSTRDADMYESGWPLGRAVRRLTAPAADSGNSEARLEDELSETLRKRFVRIGTATSLESLGTRLREMVLLLRTARIPLDYGRLADQLVRWQNENERSAVRREWGREFHLAYAEKRPTPS from the coding sequence ATGACCACCAGCACACCATCCTCCAAGGGAGCCGACCGAACGACCGGCGGTCACCATCCCCAGCCCCTTGCCGGACGCGCCACCGCCCGTTGCCTCAAGCGACTTCAAGGCGGATACCGCAGGGACACTGCGGCCGCTGTCGCGACCGTGGCCCAACTGCGCCGTAGCGTGGGACGGCTCGCTCACGACTCCCCCACCACCTGGGGCATCGACGACGGCCTGGACGACCTCATCCACCTCAGGGACCAGCAGGCCGCCGAGGCGGAGCAGGAAGGGAAGGCGGCACCCTTCCCCCCGGCCGAGCGACAGCTGCGGGCCGAGGAGCAGGCCGTCCATCTCGCGGTAACCCTCTGGGCCCTGCACCAGCAGTCCACCCGGGACGCCGATATGTACGAATCCGGGTGGCCCCTGGGCCGCGCCGTCCGACGTCTCACCGCTCCAGCCGCCGACTCGGGAAACTCCGAAGCCCGCCTGGAGGACGAGCTGAGCGAGACGCTCCGCAAGCGCTTCGTGCGGATCGGCACGGCGACGTCGCTCGAGTCGCTGGGCACCCGGCTGCGGGAAATGGTGCTTCTGCTGCGCACGGCGCGGATTCCACTGGATTACGGACGTCTCGCCGACCAGCTCGTCAGATGGCAGAACGAGAACGAACGGTCCGCGGTCCGCCGCGAATGGGGCCGAGAGTTCCATCTGGCCTATGCCGAGAAGCGCCCCACCCCATCCTGA
- the cas5e gene encoding type I-E CRISPR-associated protein Cas5/CasD gives MSALLLRLAGPLQSWGSAARFTRRSTENAPTKSGVIGLLAAALGRTREADLSDLVALRFGVRIDQPGSRLRDFQTAHHADSGKAMPLSERFYLADAVFVAGVEGDRPLLQLLHDALLEPHFLPYLGRRSCPPSRQIAMGPPQDTSLEEALRGAPWQASGWYVRRLKREAEREGGTGGTETLDLLIDCPPSSTPDFSLRDTPLSFDPRHRRYGLRGVRGGQTAVPTPESASMPPHDPTEVLAVAAQTAGPPPESGTSAKPTSPAADSPPRST, from the coding sequence ATGAGCGCCCTGTTGCTGCGGCTCGCCGGGCCGCTCCAGTCCTGGGGATCCGCCGCCCGCTTCACCCGCCGGAGCACCGAGAACGCTCCGACGAAGAGTGGCGTGATCGGCCTGCTCGCCGCCGCGCTGGGCCGTACGCGGGAGGCGGACCTCTCGGACCTGGTGGCACTGCGGTTCGGCGTGCGCATCGACCAGCCTGGTTCGCGGCTGCGGGACTTCCAGACGGCACACCACGCCGATTCGGGCAAGGCCATGCCGCTGTCGGAGCGCTTCTACCTCGCGGACGCGGTGTTCGTCGCGGGGGTGGAAGGTGATCGACCGCTGCTCCAGTTGCTGCACGACGCCCTGCTCGAACCCCACTTCCTCCCCTATCTGGGCCGGCGCTCCTGCCCACCGTCGCGGCAGATCGCCATGGGGCCGCCGCAGGACACCTCGTTGGAGGAGGCCCTGCGCGGGGCCCCGTGGCAGGCGTCCGGCTGGTACGTGCGGCGGCTGAAGCGGGAGGCGGAACGGGAGGGCGGGACAGGCGGAACGGAGACGCTGGACCTCCTGATCGACTGCCCCCCGTCCAGCACTCCCGACTTCTCGTTGCGCGACACCCCGTTGAGCTTCGATCCACGTCACCGCCGGTACGGGCTGCGCGGGGTCCGCGGGGGGCAGACCGCCGTACCCACTCCGGAGTCTGCGTCCATGCCACCCCACGACCCGACCGAGGTACTCGCGGTCGCGGCACAGACCGCCGGCCCGCCTCCCGAATCCGGGACGTCCGCGAAGCCCACTTCCCCGGCAGCAGATTCTCCCCCGAGGTCGACCTGA
- a CDS encoding IS5 family transposase (programmed frameshift): protein MDQPVVGLGVPLTDAQWARIEPLLPDRTPRRGGRWRDHREVIDAIAFKFQTGTQWVHLPEKYGNWRGVYNRLRMWAVDGTWERVFTALIAQADADEDLNWAVSVDSTIVRAHQHAAGARKKGAPAGEPADHAIGRSRGGLTTKIHLAADGDCRPLAFVLTAGQAGDAPAFGEVMARLRVPRRRGRPRTRPDVVLADKAYSSRAIREHLRQRGIRAVIPTRADQRGHRLRRGRHGGRPPAFDRDAYKQRNTVERCINRLKQWRGIATRYEKTAVIYLAGLHIAGIFLWSAR from the exons TTGGATCAGCCGGTCGTTGGTCTGGGTGTGCCGTTGACTGACGCGCAGTGGGCGCGGATCGAGCCGTTGCTCCCGGACCGGACGCCGAGGCGCGGTGGTCGGTGGCGGGACCATCGGGAGGTGATCGACGCGATCGCCTTCAAGTTCCAGACCGGAACCCAGTGGGTGCACCTTCCGGAGAAGTACGGCAACTGGCGAGGCGTCTACAACCGGCTGCGTATGTGGGCCGTCGACGGCACCTGGGAGCGAGTGTTCACCGCTCTCATAGCCCAGGCCGACGCGGACGAGGACCTGAACTGGGCCGTCTCTGTGGACTCCACGATCGTGCGAGCACACCAGCACGCTGCCGGGGCCCGCAAAA AGGGGGCCCCGGCTGGAGAACCGGCCGACCACGCCATCGGCCGGTCCCGCGGCGGGCTGACCACGAAGATCCACCTCGCGGCCGACGGCGACTGCCGGCCCCTGGCCTTCGTCCTCACGGCCGGCCAGGCCGGCGATGCACCCGCCTTCGGCGAGGTCATGGCCCGTCTGCGCGTTCCCCGCCGACGTGGACGACCTCGCACCAGGCCGGACGTCGTCCTGGCCGACAAGGCGTACTCCTCACGTGCGATCCGCGAGCATCTACGCCAGCGCGGCATCCGGGCAGTGATCCCCACCCGGGCGGATCAGCGCGGCCACCGGCTGCGTCGCGGCAGACACGGTGGGAGGCCACCCGCTTTCGACCGTGACGCGTACAAGCAGCGCAATACCGTCGAGCGGTGCATCAACCGCCTGAAGCAGTGGCGAGGGATCGCCACCCGCTACGAGAAGACAGCGGTCATCTACCTGGCCGGACTCCACATCGCGGGCATCTTCCTCTGGTCCGCTCGGTGA
- the cas2e gene encoding type I-E CRISPR-associated endoribonuclease Cas2e has translation MTVIILANCPAGLRGFLTRWLLEISPGVFLGSPSARIRDILWAEVRQYAAQGRALLVHQADNEQGFTFQTHNHAWHPTDHEGLTLLHRPAPNTPHSHTPRQPTPPPQGWSKAAKRRRFGQR, from the coding sequence GTGACCGTCATCATCCTCGCCAACTGTCCGGCCGGGCTTCGGGGCTTCCTCACCCGCTGGCTTCTGGAGATCTCCCCCGGCGTATTCCTCGGCTCACCCTCAGCTCGCATCCGCGACATCCTCTGGGCCGAAGTCCGCCAATACGCGGCCCAGGGCCGCGCCCTTCTCGTCCACCAGGCCGACAACGAGCAAGGATTCACCTTCCAGACCCACAACCACGCCTGGCACCCCACCGACCACGAGGGCCTCACCCTCCTCCACCGCCCCGCGCCCAACACCCCGCACAGCCACACCCCACGCCAACCCACCCCACCCCCACAGGGCTGGAGCAAGGCCGCCAAACGCCGCCGGTTCGGGCAGCGGTAG